A stretch of the Ornithodoros turicata isolate Travis chromosome 4, ASM3712646v1, whole genome shotgun sequence genome encodes the following:
- the LOC135392367 gene encoding uncharacterized protein LOC135392367 has protein sequence MLALWLQSSGYVNSVTVRLPAFWPANPSVWFLQAECQFQLAGISTQPTKFRNVVFVLPPEVASDVADVLMARMGETPYDTLKSALIERTMASERRRYQQLLSAEDLGNRCPSQFLRHLQGLLRDRASSFDERLLKELFLQRLPTVQMILATATNLSLSELSQHADKIMEVAPPHVCAVASHHFLPAPCSGI, from the coding sequence ATGTTGGCATTGTGGTTACAATCAAGTGGTTACGTCAATTCCGTCACGGTCCGACTCCCTGCATTCTGGCCCGCCAACCCCTCAGTGTGGTTCTTGCAGGCAGAATGCCAATTTCAGCTCGCCGGGATCTCCACACAGCCTACGAAATTCAGGAACGTCGTATTCGTCCTCCCGCCCGAAGTCGCTTCCGACGTCGCGGACGTCCTCATGGCCCGAATGGGTGAGACACCCTATGACACCCTCAAATCTGCGCTTATTGAACGTACTATGGCCTCCGAACGACGCAGATACCAACAATTGCTGTCTGCTGAAGACCTGGGCAACCGCTGCCCATCGCAGTTCCTACGACATCTTCAAGGCTTGCTACGCGACCGGGCCTCGTCCTTCGACGAACGCTTACTCAAGGAATTGTTCCTCCAGCGACTCCCTACCGTACAGATGATTCTTGCCACGGCCACCAACCTTTCCCTTTCGGAACTCTCCCAACACGCTGACAAGATCATGGAGGTGGCACCGCCGCATGTTTGTGCCGTCGCCTCACACCACTTCCTCCCAGCACCATGCAGCGGAATCTAG